A window of Candidatus Saccharimonadales bacterium contains these coding sequences:
- the rsmH gene encoding 16S rRNA (cytosine(1402)-N(4))-methyltransferase RsmH, with product MKNNTPQQLHQPVLLEQVISLLAPKKGESYLDLTAGYGGHAEAVLATTGEPKEIVLVDRDNDAIASLSSFAKRGATVMHCDFFSAAQKLHEQGRSFDMILLDLGVSSPQLDRAERGFSFKYAGPLDMRMDERETKTAAELVNHASEAELVQILSQFGEEPRARRVVKAIIEARPIQTTDELATVIAQTIRRGKSKIHPATRTFQAIRIAVNRELELLEATLKLLPELLAPEGRVVFISFHSLEDRLVKRFLQDHSEGYEADLKITTKKPISGATEDVHNPRARSAKLRAAVKINMKGAHIYAH from the coding sequence ATGAAAAATAACACACCACAGCAACTCCATCAGCCGGTCCTACTTGAGCAGGTCATATCGCTTCTTGCCCCGAAGAAAGGTGAATCATACCTTGATTTGACGGCAGGTTACGGTGGGCATGCAGAGGCGGTCCTGGCCACTACTGGAGAGCCTAAAGAGATTGTTCTTGTCGATCGTGACAATGATGCTATTGCCTCATTGTCTTCGTTCGCAAAACGTGGAGCGACTGTTATGCACTGCGATTTTTTTAGTGCAGCTCAGAAACTCCATGAACAGGGTAGATCATTCGATATGATTCTCCTCGATCTCGGTGTGTCGTCACCACAGTTAGATAGAGCAGAGCGGGGCTTCAGCTTCAAGTATGCAGGTCCTCTGGATATGCGTATGGATGAGCGAGAGACCAAGACTGCTGCTGAACTGGTTAATCACGCCAGTGAAGCAGAGCTCGTGCAGATTCTCAGCCAGTTTGGTGAGGAACCAAGGGCACGAAGGGTCGTGAAAGCGATCATCGAAGCCAGGCCGATCCAAACGACAGATGAACTCGCCACAGTCATTGCTCAAACTATTCGTCGAGGGAAGAGTAAGATTCATCCAGCGACGCGCACCTTCCAAGCAATACGCATCGCCGTCAATCGAGAGCTCGAGCTACTTGAAGCGACACTCAAGCTGTTGCCAGAACTGCTGGCACCAGAGGGCAGAGTTGTTTTCATCAGCTTTCACAGCCTCGAAGATCGCTTAGTGAAACGGTTCCTACAAGATCATTCAGAGGGATACGAAGCCGACCTGAAGATCACGACCAAGAAACCGATTAGCGGTGCAACTGAAGACGTCCACAACCCGCGAGCCAGGAGTGCTAAACTCCGAGCCGCAGTGAAAATAAACATGAAAGGGGCACACATCTATGCGCATTAA
- a CDS encoding penicillin-binding protein 2, whose translation MKPQSAITNRIKILFILMAVFGVIFIVRLFYLQVFEYNYYQNQAAAQQLKELTIPATRGLIYAENGANSITPMVLNQPVYTLYADPKFVQNPPQTAAAINKVIGGDTSTYAKLLSDTKLGYVVLATKLNVGQYNAINKLQLYGVGLQQVSERVYPNGGLGSQLLGFVDADGNGQYGVEGYLNSMLAGTNGLFKAVTDVRGIPLTTSKEDVLKPAKDGSNILLTIDRNIQWEAEQALAQGLKNAKATSGGLVVMDPSTGRVLAMANVPTYNVANYQNVSNYSVFQNGVVSHLYEPGSDVKLLTMTAGINQGVVTPDTTFNNTGSVSVDGYTISNVETHNGPTTMQVVLNLSLNTGAVYVLQQLGGGNLDLQGRNTLYQYFTQRYGFGQKTGIEQSGEEQGIIFSPTNVQGNDIRYANMSFGQGMEATMLQVASAESAIVNGGTYYQPQLLAGTVNNAGQVVTATKPKALRTNIISSTTASTMRQMAYTALHSTTNFTSNNTAGFYTGGKTGTSQTIDPHTGQYTNNNPIGSYLGFSGGNGSNGTPKYVIMVRVDDNKLPGYAGSVAAEPIFATMSNWLLNYYGLAPSN comes from the coding sequence ATGAAACCACAATCAGCCATCACAAATCGTATCAAAATTTTATTCATTCTGATGGCAGTTTTTGGTGTCATCTTCATCGTGCGCCTCTTCTATCTGCAGGTGTTCGAGTATAACTACTATCAGAATCAAGCTGCTGCTCAGCAGCTTAAAGAACTGACTATCCCCGCGACGCGCGGGCTTATTTATGCCGAAAACGGGGCAAACAGCATCACGCCCATGGTCCTGAATCAACCGGTCTACACTCTCTATGCAGACCCTAAGTTCGTCCAGAATCCTCCACAGACGGCCGCCGCCATCAACAAAGTTATCGGTGGTGATACAAGCACATACGCGAAGCTACTATCAGATACAAAGCTTGGCTATGTAGTCCTGGCTACCAAGCTTAATGTTGGCCAGTACAACGCCATCAACAAACTCCAGCTCTATGGGGTAGGTCTGCAGCAAGTTTCTGAACGAGTCTACCCGAATGGGGGTCTCGGCTCTCAGCTTCTAGGTTTTGTTGATGCCGATGGAAATGGTCAATACGGAGTAGAAGGCTATCTCAACAGTATGCTGGCAGGTACAAACGGTCTCTTCAAGGCGGTAACTGATGTACGAGGTATTCCGCTGACAACAAGTAAGGAAGACGTTCTAAAGCCCGCTAAGGATGGCTCTAACATCCTGCTTACCATTGACCGTAATATTCAGTGGGAGGCCGAACAGGCGCTTGCACAGGGCCTCAAAAACGCCAAAGCCACGTCAGGAGGACTCGTCGTTATGGACCCATCGACAGGACGTGTTCTCGCGATGGCAAACGTGCCGACCTATAATGTGGCAAACTATCAGAATGTCAGCAACTACTCGGTCTTCCAGAATGGGGTAGTCTCACATCTTTACGAGCCGGGTTCAGACGTCAAACTCTTGACCATGACTGCAGGTATCAACCAGGGGGTTGTTACCCCTGACACGACGTTCAATAATACGGGTTCGGTGTCGGTTGATGGCTATACAATTAGTAACGTCGAGACACATAACGGACCAACAACCATGCAGGTCGTCTTGAACCTGTCGCTGAATACGGGAGCCGTCTATGTTCTACAGCAGCTTGGCGGGGGTAATCTTGACCTGCAGGGTCGCAATACGCTCTACCAGTACTTCACGCAGCGCTATGGCTTTGGGCAGAAGACCGGGATTGAACAGAGTGGGGAAGAGCAAGGCATCATCTTCTCACCGACTAACGTCCAGGGAAATGACATCCGTTACGCTAACATGAGCTTTGGCCAGGGTATGGAGGCAACCATGCTTCAGGTCGCCTCTGCAGAGTCGGCTATCGTGAATGGTGGTACATACTACCAACCTCAATTGCTCGCAGGAACGGTTAATAACGCGGGCCAAGTTGTAACGGCGACCAAACCGAAGGCATTACGAACAAATATCATCAGTAGCACAACAGCTTCAACGATGCGCCAGATGGCTTACACCGCGCTTCACTCAACGACGAACTTTACGTCTAACAACACTGCCGGTTTCTACACCGGTGGCAAGACGGGTACCTCGCAAACAATCGATCCGCACACAGGTCAGTACACCAACAATAATCCAATCGGAAGCTATCTTGGTTTCAGTGGTGGTAACGGTAGTAATGGGACCCCTAAGTATGTGATAATGGTACGTGTTGATGACAACAAACTTCCAGGTTACGCAGGCAGCGTAGCCGCCGAACCAATCTTTGCCACTATGTCGAACTGGTTACTTAACTACTACGGGCTGGCACCATCTAACTAG
- the mraY gene encoding phospho-N-acetylmuramoyl-pentapeptide-transferase yields MGALLTTQQFSGDVTSGLALAFLGFAFAMLLTPIYTHIAYNWRLWKKQRESATTGEKAKVFQKLHGEKHIPTMAGIVTIIAVAAATFLFNLSRSQTWLPLAAMFGAGMVGFVDDIINLRGVGQGIAGLNAKLKLLLITLVAAAGGWYFYFKLGYNMIYLPFFGEWHLGVWLIPLFIIVIISTSNAVNISDGLDGLAGGLLTIAFGVYAVIAFMQHNLGIAGFCATLVGALLAYLWFNIYPARFMMGDVGSFALGTALGVVAMLTNTVALLPIIGIIFVAEAGSSLIQIVSKKAFHRKVFISAPVHHHLEAMGWPETKVTMRFWVLGQVAAVVGLIIALTGGYVK; encoded by the coding sequence ATGGGCGCACTACTCACCACACAGCAGTTCAGCGGAGACGTTACTTCGGGCTTAGCACTGGCGTTTCTCGGGTTCGCATTTGCCATGCTCCTAACGCCTATCTATACGCACATTGCCTATAACTGGAGGCTTTGGAAGAAGCAACGTGAGTCAGCAACTACCGGTGAAAAAGCGAAGGTCTTCCAGAAACTCCACGGCGAGAAGCATATTCCGACCATGGCCGGAATTGTCACAATCATTGCCGTTGCAGCTGCTACCTTCCTGTTCAACTTGAGCAGAAGCCAGACATGGTTACCACTTGCGGCTATGTTCGGGGCGGGTATGGTCGGTTTTGTCGACGACATCATCAACCTAAGAGGAGTTGGTCAGGGTATTGCGGGCTTAAATGCCAAACTGAAGCTGCTTCTCATCACTCTGGTGGCGGCTGCTGGTGGCTGGTACTTCTACTTCAAGCTGGGCTATAACATGATCTACCTGCCGTTCTTTGGAGAATGGCACCTTGGCGTATGGCTCATACCGCTCTTTATCATCGTCATTATCTCGACATCTAACGCAGTTAACATCAGTGACGGGCTTGATGGGCTGGCTGGTGGTCTGTTGACGATTGCCTTCGGCGTTTACGCCGTTATCGCGTTTATGCAACACAATCTTGGTATTGCAGGCTTCTGTGCTACGCTCGTCGGGGCATTACTGGCGTATCTCTGGTTCAATATCTACCCAGCTCGCTTCATGATGGGCGATGTAGGCTCGTTTGCTCTCGGTACGGCGCTTGGAGTGGTGGCTATGCTTACCAATACTGTAGCCTTGTTGCCGATCATAGGTATAATCTTCGTGGCTGAAGCCGGATCGAGCCTTATCCAGATTGTTTCTAAGAAGGCCTTTCATCGAAAAGTCTTTATCTCTGCACCAGTTCATCATCATCTTGAAGCTATGGGCTGGCCCGAGACCAAGGTAACAATGCGTTTCTGGGTTCTTGGTCAGGTTGCCGCTGTCGTCGGCCTCATAATCGCTCTCACGGGAGGTTACGTTAAGTAA
- a CDS encoding putative peptidoglycan glycosyltransferase FtsW, protein MAFRSKKRTPTPNLQFTSTRKSQRTPQSVGEGTVYLRRHRPDYIITLLMIVLVLLGIVVIYSVSPALAEGLSSIAGGKSTGININQVVYRQFGYVGLGIVAFLITAFIPLEFWSRIKNWLIGGSLIACLLLEVLPKGLTLSVNGATRWLNLGFVSFQPSELLKFSLVIFLASFLASRIKTNKVNDSRDTFWPLVLLFGVVALIVAIFQDDLGTMFPIMAIFLLMYFIAGVNRANLIKIFVGLGISSVALIALFPHRVARILTFLHSNTNVAGSGYQIHQALIAVGSGGLTGTGLGQGVQAFGYLPEASNDSIFAIVAEKFGFIGTVIVLILFAILFVRIIQVMERSSNEYMKLVVAGVFAWVFTHTVVNIGAMLSVLPLTGVTLPFISYGGTSLLFIMAAVGLVINASRYTDHQAAVTKEETGSEDSGLRRRFRGAHNPSPSGS, encoded by the coding sequence ATGGCTTTTCGGTCCAAAAAGCGTACGCCGACCCCGAATCTTCAGTTCACCAGTACACGCAAATCACAGAGAACTCCTCAATCGGTAGGGGAGGGGACAGTGTATCTGCGTCGACATAGGCCAGATTACATTATTACGTTGCTGATGATTGTTCTCGTGCTTCTGGGTATTGTAGTTATTTATTCGGTGAGCCCGGCCTTGGCCGAGGGTCTTAGCAGTATTGCCGGAGGGAAGTCAACCGGCATTAATATTAACCAAGTCGTCTATCGCCAGTTCGGTTATGTCGGCTTGGGTATTGTTGCATTCTTGATTACGGCATTCATTCCCCTGGAGTTCTGGAGCAGGATTAAGAACTGGCTTATCGGCGGTTCTCTTATAGCTTGTCTGCTCCTTGAGGTTCTACCAAAGGGTCTGACTCTGAGTGTCAACGGAGCAACGAGATGGCTAAACCTAGGGTTTGTCTCGTTCCAGCCCTCTGAACTACTCAAGTTCTCTCTGGTCATCTTCCTGGCAAGTTTTCTGGCATCACGTATTAAAACCAACAAGGTTAACGATAGTCGTGATACATTTTGGCCGCTAGTGCTGCTATTTGGCGTTGTAGCACTTATCGTTGCTATCTTCCAGGATGATCTCGGGACGATGTTCCCGATCATGGCTATCTTCCTCCTGATGTATTTCATAGCAGGCGTGAATCGAGCCAATTTGATCAAAATCTTTGTCGGGCTAGGCATAAGTAGTGTTGCCCTGATTGCTCTCTTTCCCCATCGAGTTGCTCGCATTCTTACCTTTCTGCACTCAAACACTAATGTCGCCGGGAGCGGATATCAGATTCATCAGGCACTCATTGCTGTCGGGAGTGGGGGATTGACGGGCACTGGTTTAGGGCAAGGTGTGCAGGCATTCGGCTATCTGCCAGAGGCATCAAACGACTCGATTTTTGCCATAGTCGCTGAGAAATTCGGTTTCATCGGCACGGTTATCGTGTTAATCCTGTTCGCTATCCTGTTTGTACGCATCATTCAAGTTATGGAGCGAAGCTCCAATGAGTACATGAAGCTTGTTGTGGCCGGTGTCTTCGCGTGGGTCTTTACTCACACAGTCGTAAATATAGGTGCTATGTTGAGCGTTCTACCACTTACAGGGGTAACATTGCCATTTATTAGCTATGGTGGCACAAGCCTGCTCTTTATCATGGCAGCAGTCGGACTCGTTATTAACGCATCGCGCTATACTGATCATCAAGCAGCTGTAACAAAAGAGGAGACGGGCAGTGAAGATTCTGGTCTGCGGCGGAGGTTCAGGGGGGCACATAACCCCAGTCCTAGCGGTTCTTGA
- a CDS encoding UDP-N-acetylglucosamine--N-acetylmuramyl-(pentapeptide) pyrophosphoryl-undecaprenol N-acetylglucosamine transferase → MKILVCGGGSGGHITPVLAVLEELYKKDPRLEVCFVCDKKFAPQAKTILEQSKVPITFKTINAGKLRRYHGVSFAKQIVDVPTVAKNVRDVFLVGAGYTQSLALLRKFRPDVVFTKGGFVCLPMGLAASQLRIPLVIHDSDTLPGLTNRILAPRAKYIATGAPLENYNYDKTKTSYVGIPISSLFYTNTANQRAELKKEVTVDPTRTLIFVTGGGLGAQRINDAVVKSAKKLIKEHCEIIHISGVVNEKDVRKKLESTLSVDDLRYYHLEPFASNTDMARYLKAADLVVSRSGATALTEIAALGKPTILIPNPQLAGGHQLKNTQIYSDAGAAVVVDETELEHRPDILTSELLKLARNSQARRKLGDTMHKFAMPDAAADVAALLVKAAG, encoded by the coding sequence GTGAAGATTCTGGTCTGCGGCGGAGGTTCAGGGGGGCACATAACCCCAGTCCTAGCGGTTCTTGAGGAGCTCTATAAGAAAGATCCACGGCTTGAGGTCTGTTTTGTATGCGACAAGAAATTTGCCCCTCAAGCTAAGACGATTCTTGAGCAGAGTAAGGTCCCGATTACTTTCAAGACCATAAATGCCGGTAAGCTGCGTCGCTATCACGGTGTATCTTTCGCTAAACAGATTGTAGATGTTCCGACAGTTGCCAAAAATGTCAGAGATGTTTTCTTGGTTGGTGCCGGCTATACACAGAGCTTAGCTCTTCTTAGGAAGTTCCGTCCCGACGTCGTCTTTACAAAGGGCGGGTTCGTCTGTCTGCCCATGGGCCTAGCCGCCTCACAGCTGCGGATACCCTTGGTTATCCATGATTCCGACACCTTACCTGGTTTGACGAACCGGATTCTAGCTCCACGCGCTAAGTACATTGCAACGGGTGCACCACTCGAGAACTACAACTATGACAAAACCAAAACAAGCTATGTAGGAATCCCTATAAGCTCGCTTTTTTATACCAACACGGCGAATCAACGTGCAGAGCTTAAAAAAGAAGTCACGGTCGATCCGACGCGCACTCTCATCTTCGTAACGGGTGGTGGGCTTGGTGCTCAACGGATAAACGATGCGGTAGTCAAATCAGCTAAAAAACTTATTAAAGAGCACTGCGAGATTATCCATATCTCCGGAGTAGTAAACGAGAAGGACGTTAGAAAGAAGCTCGAGTCTACCTTGAGCGTAGATGATCTGAGATACTACCATCTGGAACCGTTTGCCAGTAATACCGATATGGCAAGGTACCTAAAAGCAGCGGATCTGGTCGTTAGTCGTAGTGGAGCAACCGCACTTACAGAGATCGCTGCACTTGGTAAACCTACCATACTCATTCCCAATCCACAGCTTGCAGGGGGCCACCAGCTTAAGAATACGCAGATTTACAGTGACGCAGGTGCGGCGGTAGTGGTGGATGAGACAGAATTAGAACATAGACCCGACATACTCACATCCGAACTGCTTAAACTTGCGCGCAACTCACAAGCACGACGTAAATTAGGTGACACGATGCACAAATTTGCCATGCCGGATGCAGCTGCGGATGTAGCGGCATTGCTTGTAAAAGCTGCCGGGTAG